The Corallococcus exiguus genome has a window encoding:
- a CDS encoding anthranilate synthase component II, whose product MILVIDNYDSFTFNLVQLLYTLGAEVKVVRNDALDVAGIAASGASHLVVSPGPCTPHEAGVSVAAISQSRVPVLGVCLGHQSIGAAFGGQVVRAPEPVHGKAAHIRHGGTGVFTGMRQGFQAARYHSLVVAAESMPAELEATAWSQDGLVMALRHRTRPVVGLQFHPESVLTPEGPSLVRNFLEGKL is encoded by the coding sequence GTGATCCTCGTCATCGACAACTACGACTCGTTCACCTTCAACCTGGTGCAGCTGCTCTACACGCTGGGCGCGGAGGTGAAGGTGGTGCGCAACGACGCGCTGGATGTCGCGGGCATCGCGGCGTCGGGCGCGTCCCACCTGGTGGTGTCCCCGGGGCCGTGCACGCCGCACGAGGCCGGGGTGAGCGTGGCGGCCATCTCCCAGTCTCGCGTGCCCGTGCTGGGCGTGTGTCTGGGGCACCAGTCGATTGGTGCTGCGTTTGGCGGACAGGTGGTGCGCGCGCCGGAGCCCGTGCATGGCAAGGCGGCGCACATCCGGCACGGCGGCACCGGCGTCTTCACCGGCATGCGGCAGGGCTTCCAGGCGGCGCGCTACCACTCGCTGGTGGTGGCGGCGGAGTCCATGCCCGCGGAGTTGGAGGCCACCGCGTGGAGCCAGGATGGCCTGGTGATGGCGCTGCGTCACCGCACGCGGCCGGTGGTGGGCCTGCAGTTCCATCCAGAGAGCGTGCTGACGCCGGAAGGCCCGTCGCTGGTGCGCAACTTCCTGGAGGGGAAGCTGTAG
- a CDS encoding anthranilate synthase component I family protein, which translates to MDAQERKAAYRQRAEAGQAVPVSVELPADLDTPLSAYLKLGGGSRGFILESCYGGERFGRYSHVGVNPAGRVRLDRDGLTLWRGSQEERREGRPLDVLRTLWRELSVATLPGEAPFLGGLVGYLGYNATSWFEPSVPDRHPRDTGFPDSEWLIAEDFVTHDTRTQTLKAIAIARPALHGSVAAALKDAEGRAEAMAEKLRRPLSPEAYAAVPAQKNAPAPVACWDREGYARAVEKVQEYVRAGDCFQAVLARRFEAKGAIPPLSLYRALRRVNPSPYLFLVDLGEARALVGASPELLVQVRDGDVVVRPIAGTRRRGGSEAEDQALEKELLADEKERAEHIMLVDLGRNDVGRVAAPGTVRIEDLMIIERYSHVMHIVSQVRGKLDTTRFDALDALASTFPAGTVSGAPKIRAMQIIDELEPMRRGPYAGAVGYLSFCGTLDVAIALRTFFVDGDRTMWTAGAGLVADSDPMKEADETEAKAGAMAAALRLAREGGGR; encoded by the coding sequence ATGGATGCGCAGGAGCGGAAGGCAGCCTACCGGCAGCGCGCGGAAGCAGGCCAGGCGGTGCCGGTGTCGGTGGAGTTGCCGGCGGACCTGGATACACCGCTGTCGGCATACCTGAAGCTGGGCGGTGGAAGCCGCGGCTTCATCCTCGAGTCGTGCTACGGCGGCGAGCGCTTCGGGCGCTACAGCCACGTGGGCGTGAACCCGGCGGGCCGCGTGCGGCTGGACCGCGACGGGCTCACGTTGTGGCGTGGCTCGCAGGAGGAGCGTCGCGAGGGCCGGCCGCTGGACGTGCTGCGCACGCTGTGGCGCGAGCTGTCCGTGGCGACGCTGCCGGGCGAGGCGCCCTTCCTGGGCGGGCTCGTGGGCTACCTGGGCTACAACGCCACGTCCTGGTTCGAGCCGAGCGTGCCGGACCGCCATCCGCGCGACACGGGCTTCCCGGACTCCGAGTGGCTCATCGCGGAGGACTTCGTCACCCACGACACGCGCACCCAGACGCTCAAGGCCATCGCCATCGCTCGGCCCGCGCTGCACGGCAGTGTCGCGGCGGCGCTGAAGGACGCGGAAGGACGCGCGGAGGCAATGGCGGAGAAGCTGCGCCGGCCGCTGTCGCCGGAGGCCTACGCCGCCGTCCCCGCGCAGAAGAACGCGCCGGCCCCGGTCGCGTGCTGGGACCGCGAGGGCTACGCCCGGGCGGTGGAGAAGGTGCAGGAGTACGTGCGCGCGGGCGACTGCTTCCAGGCGGTGCTCGCGCGCAGGTTCGAGGCGAAGGGCGCCATCCCTCCGCTGTCGCTCTACCGGGCGCTGCGGCGCGTGAATCCGTCTCCGTACCTGTTCCTGGTGGACCTGGGCGAGGCGCGCGCGCTGGTGGGCGCGTCACCGGAGCTGCTGGTGCAGGTGCGCGACGGGGACGTGGTGGTGCGGCCCATCGCGGGCACGCGCCGCCGGGGCGGCTCCGAGGCCGAGGACCAGGCGCTGGAGAAGGAGCTGCTCGCGGACGAGAAGGAGCGCGCCGAGCACATCATGCTGGTGGACCTGGGGCGCAACGACGTGGGCCGGGTGGCCGCGCCGGGCACGGTGCGCATCGAGGACCTGATGATCATCGAGCGCTACAGCCACGTGATGCACATCGTGTCCCAGGTGCGCGGCAAGCTGGACACCACGCGCTTCGACGCGCTGGACGCGCTGGCGAGCACCTTCCCCGCGGGCACTGTTTCAGGCGCGCCGAAGATCCGCGCGATGCAGATCATCGACGAGCTGGAGCCCATGCGGCGCGGGCCCTATGCCGGCGCGGTGGGCTACCTGTCCTTCTGCGGCACGCTGGACGTGGCCATCGCGCTGCGCACCTTCTTCGTGGATGGCGACCGCACCATGTGGACCGCCGGAGCGGGGCTGGTGGCGGACTCGGACCCCATGAAGGAAGCGGACGAGACGGAAGCGAAGGCGGGCGCCATGGCCGCCGCGCTGCGCCTGGCTCGCGAAGGAGGTGGGCGGTGA
- a CDS encoding cytochrome c3 family protein yields MSGPLFPRWTNTVSRLSAAMLLAVPAIAIGGLLAYVRSPLVTNQARPVEQPIEFDHRHHAGDEQIDCRYCHWSVEKSPSAGIPSTTVCMSCHAQVWNKSPYLTEVRKAFFADQPIPWVRVHNLPDFVYFNHSIHVGKGVGCATCHGRVDQMGAIEQSAPLTMSWCLDCHRNPGPNLRPPEFITSMTWAPPAAKAEAEALAETLIKEYDVHSRTSCSTCHR; encoded by the coding sequence ATGAGCGGCCCTCTCTTCCCACGCTGGACGAATACGGTGTCGCGCCTGTCGGCCGCGATGCTCCTCGCCGTGCCCGCCATCGCCATCGGCGGCCTCTTGGCCTACGTGCGCTCTCCGCTCGTGACCAATCAGGCGCGCCCGGTGGAACAGCCCATCGAGTTCGACCACCGGCACCACGCCGGTGACGAGCAGATCGACTGTCGCTACTGCCATTGGTCGGTGGAGAAATCCCCGTCGGCGGGCATCCCCTCCACCACCGTGTGCATGTCCTGCCACGCGCAGGTGTGGAACAAGAGCCCGTACCTCACCGAGGTCCGCAAGGCGTTCTTCGCCGACCAGCCCATCCCCTGGGTCCGCGTCCACAACCTGCCGGACTTCGTCTACTTCAACCACTCCATCCACGTGGGCAAGGGCGTCGGCTGCGCCACCTGCCACGGCCGAGTGGACCAGATGGGCGCCATCGAGCAGTCCGCCCCGCTGACGATGAGCTGGTGCCTGGATTGCCACCGCAACCCCGGCCCCAACCTCCGGCCCCCGGAGTTCATCACCAGCATGACCTGGGCGCCCCCCGCGGCGAAGGCGGAGGCCGAGGCCCTCGCCGAGACGCTCATCAAGGAATACGACGTTCACTCGCGCACGAGCTGCTCCACATGCCACCGATGA
- a CDS encoding GNAT family N-acetyltransferase, whose product MHTPPILGPTLETPRLILRPPTLQDLEGFVAMMADEETARYIGGLQPRSNVWRAVCAMAGSWVLQGFAMFSVFEKSTGKWVGRLGPWQPAEWPGPEVGWGLSRDAWGKGYATEGAAATIDWAFDHLGWTEVIHSISPPNEPSKQVARRLGSRFLRMGMLPAPYNDHEVEIWGQSREEWRTRKR is encoded by the coding sequence ATGCACACCCCGCCCATCCTGGGGCCCACCCTCGAAACGCCGCGCCTCATCCTGCGTCCTCCCACGCTCCAGGACCTGGAGGGCTTCGTTGCGATGATGGCGGACGAGGAGACCGCGCGGTACATCGGCGGCCTCCAGCCCCGCTCCAACGTGTGGCGCGCCGTCTGCGCCATGGCCGGCTCCTGGGTGCTCCAGGGCTTCGCCATGTTCTCCGTGTTCGAGAAGTCCACCGGCAAGTGGGTGGGACGGCTCGGGCCCTGGCAGCCCGCGGAGTGGCCGGGCCCGGAGGTCGGCTGGGGCCTGTCGCGCGACGCGTGGGGCAAGGGCTACGCGACGGAAGGCGCGGCGGCCACCATCGACTGGGCCTTCGACCATCTCGGGTGGACGGAGGTCATCCACTCCATCTCCCCTCCGAACGAGCCGTCGAAGCAGGTGGCCCGCCGGCTGGGTTCACGCTTCCTGCGCATGGGCATGCTGCCGGCGCCCTACAACGACCACGAGGTGGAGATCTGGGGTCAGAGCCGTGAGGAGTGGCGGACACGCAAGCGGTAG
- a CDS encoding SH3 domain-containing protein → MTPSALLLSLFLTQEPDSETVLEYRAAMAEEGAAPAPESFEFTAFAAGQTVYLGVDEGNLRANAAADAAVVQTLMLGTPVKVVKAGTRAKVGEYVNTWYQVAVVDAKAPAGAAPVTGWVFGNTLTPFRIEADLDGDGEMEVATVVMSNEFKARVRVLEPNAKPPRRVSSVDVQVASTAYGEGHGGPVKMRLVPAKKAGVALLELESTPERCGDFITTYVSYTQADGKKAKGVLGKAKLALEAAGLSDAPNFSTFKVAFQAAAKEAVVTRKTVEEEEEGKAWTVTAREVYQWNDGVFTKVKKP, encoded by the coding sequence ATGACGCCGTCCGCGCTCCTCTTGTCCCTCTTCCTGACGCAAGAACCGGACTCCGAGACGGTGCTCGAATACCGCGCCGCGATGGCGGAGGAGGGCGCCGCGCCGGCCCCCGAGAGCTTCGAGTTCACCGCCTTCGCGGCGGGGCAGACGGTCTACCTGGGCGTGGACGAGGGGAACCTTCGCGCGAACGCGGCGGCGGACGCGGCCGTGGTCCAGACGTTGATGCTGGGCACGCCCGTGAAGGTGGTGAAGGCGGGGACCCGCGCGAAGGTCGGGGAGTACGTCAACACCTGGTACCAGGTGGCGGTGGTGGACGCGAAGGCTCCCGCCGGTGCCGCTCCCGTCACGGGCTGGGTGTTCGGCAACACGCTCACTCCGTTCCGCATCGAGGCCGACCTGGACGGGGACGGTGAGATGGAAGTGGCCACGGTGGTGATGAGCAACGAGTTCAAGGCTCGCGTGCGCGTGCTGGAGCCGAACGCGAAGCCGCCCCGGCGCGTGAGCAGCGTGGACGTGCAGGTGGCCTCCACGGCCTACGGTGAAGGCCATGGCGGTCCGGTGAAGATGCGCCTGGTCCCCGCGAAGAAGGCGGGCGTGGCGCTGCTGGAGCTGGAGTCCACGCCGGAGCGCTGCGGGGACTTCATCACCACGTACGTGAGCTACACGCAGGCGGACGGGAAGAAGGCGAAGGGCGTGCTCGGCAAGGCGAAGCTCGCGCTGGAGGCGGCCGGGCTGTCGGACGCGCCGAACTTCAGCACCTTCAAGGTGGCCTTCCAGGCGGCCGCGAAGGAGGCCGTGGTGACGCGCAAGACCGTCGAGGAAGAGGAAGAAGGCAAGGCGTGGACGGTTACGGCGCGCGAGGTCTATCAGTGGAATGACGGCGTGTTCACGAAGGTGAAGAAGCCGTAG
- a CDS encoding histidine phosphatase family protein — MNTRAPQVVLVRHGETEWSRSSQHTGRTDLPLLEEGRQMAERLHAPLSKWRFAAVWTSPLTRAQETCVLAGYGDVAQKKNDLMEFNYGDYEGRTGADIRTTRPDWTLWQDGVPNGETLEDVGTRADRIIAEARALQDDVLLFSHGHMLRILASRWLGLPPDGGRLFHLGTASISVLGSEAGGRQPVLVSWNDTTHLKD, encoded by the coding sequence ATGAACACACGCGCCCCCCAGGTGGTCCTCGTCCGTCACGGTGAGACGGAGTGGAGCCGCAGCAGCCAGCACACCGGCCGCACGGACCTGCCGCTGTTGGAAGAGGGCCGCCAGATGGCGGAGCGGCTCCACGCGCCGCTGAGCAAGTGGCGCTTCGCCGCCGTGTGGACCAGCCCGCTGACGCGCGCGCAGGAGACGTGCGTGCTCGCGGGCTACGGCGACGTGGCCCAGAAGAAGAACGACCTGATGGAGTTCAACTACGGCGACTACGAGGGCCGCACCGGCGCGGACATCCGCACCACGCGCCCGGACTGGACGCTGTGGCAGGACGGCGTGCCCAATGGCGAAACGCTGGAGGACGTGGGCACCCGAGCCGACCGCATCATCGCGGAGGCGCGCGCGCTCCAGGACGACGTGCTCCTCTTCTCGCACGGGCACATGCTGCGCATCCTCGCCTCGCGCTGGCTGGGCCTGCCCCCGGACGGAGGCAGGCTCTTCCACCTGGGCACTGCGTCCATCAGCGTGCTGGGCTCCGAGGCCGGCGGCAGACAGCCGGTCCTCGTGAGCTGGAACGACACCACGCACCTGAAGGACTGA
- a CDS encoding ATP-dependent DNA ligase — protein sequence MRALADLYDTLDQTTSTNAKVEAMARYFRQTPPEDAAWGLFFLTGQKLKRLLTSKLLVGWTQELTGISGWLFDEVYASVGDLAEVIALLLDGANLPPEHAEELPLSRWLEERLLPLRGLDAAEQRERVVGWWKSMPRRELFLLNKMLTGELRVGVSNTLVVRAIAQVTGLPPPSVAHRLMGTWTPTKAFFEQLVAPDVSDGHVSRPYPYYLASPLEQPAESLGELSDWLVEWKWDGIRGQLIRRQGEVFLWSRGEELITERFPEITGAARALPEGTVLDGEVMAYEDGVPLPFARLQRRIGRQKLTPKVLAEAPAAFVVYDLLEQDGKDLRELPLRERRMRLEVLLKDHPRFPISPTVTATSWEELAELRKESRARNVEGLMLKRLDSVYQTGRKRGDWWKWKIDPYTVDAVLLYAHPGHGRRSSLYTDYTFAVWNGEDLLPVTKAYSGLTDEEIGKLDRWIRAHTREKFGPVRSVDPEQVFELHFEAIAPSPRHKSGIALRFPRIARWRADKTARDADTLDSLKGLLHAAH from the coding sequence GTGCGCGCCCTGGCCGACCTCTACGACACGCTCGACCAGACGACCTCCACCAACGCGAAGGTGGAGGCGATGGCGCGCTACTTCCGGCAGACGCCACCAGAGGATGCGGCCTGGGGACTGTTCTTCCTCACGGGTCAGAAGCTCAAGCGACTGCTCACGTCGAAGCTGCTGGTGGGCTGGACGCAGGAACTCACGGGCATCTCGGGCTGGCTCTTCGACGAGGTCTACGCGTCGGTGGGAGACCTGGCGGAGGTGATTGCCCTGCTGCTCGACGGAGCGAACCTCCCGCCCGAGCACGCCGAGGAGCTTCCCCTCTCACGCTGGTTGGAAGAGCGCCTGCTGCCCCTGCGTGGCCTGGACGCGGCGGAGCAGCGCGAGCGAGTCGTGGGCTGGTGGAAGTCCATGCCCCGCCGCGAGCTGTTCCTCCTCAACAAGATGCTCACAGGCGAATTGCGCGTGGGCGTGTCCAACACGCTGGTGGTGCGAGCCATCGCGCAGGTCACCGGCCTGCCCCCGCCCAGCGTGGCGCACCGGCTGATGGGCACGTGGACGCCGACGAAGGCGTTCTTCGAACAGCTCGTGGCGCCGGACGTATCGGACGGGCACGTGTCGCGCCCATATCCGTATTACCTCGCGTCGCCGCTGGAGCAGCCAGCGGAGTCCCTGGGCGAATTGAGCGACTGGCTCGTCGAATGGAAGTGGGACGGCATCCGGGGCCAACTCATCCGACGCCAGGGCGAGGTGTTTCTCTGGAGCCGGGGCGAGGAGCTGATCACCGAACGCTTCCCCGAAATCACCGGAGCCGCACGGGCCCTGCCCGAAGGCACGGTGCTCGACGGCGAGGTGATGGCCTACGAGGACGGAGTCCCCCTGCCCTTCGCCCGGCTCCAGCGCCGCATTGGCAGACAGAAGCTCACGCCCAAGGTGCTGGCGGAGGCCCCCGCCGCGTTCGTCGTCTACGACCTGCTGGAGCAGGACGGAAAGGACTTGCGAGAACTGCCCCTGCGCGAGCGCCGCATGCGCCTGGAAGTCCTGCTCAAGGACCACCCGCGCTTTCCCATCTCCCCCACGGTGACAGCCACTTCGTGGGAAGAACTGGCGGAGCTACGCAAGGAGTCGCGAGCCCGCAACGTCGAAGGCCTGATGCTCAAGCGCCTGGACTCGGTGTACCAGACGGGGCGCAAGCGCGGCGATTGGTGGAAGTGGAAGATCGATCCGTACACCGTGGACGCGGTGCTGCTCTACGCGCATCCAGGTCACGGCCGGCGCTCGTCGCTCTACACGGACTACACCTTCGCGGTGTGGAACGGCGAGGACCTGCTCCCGGTGACGAAGGCCTACTCGGGCCTCACCGACGAGGAGATTGGCAAGCTGGACCGGTGGATCCGCGCCCACACGCGGGAGAAGTTCGGCCCGGTGCGCTCGGTGGATCCGGAGCAGGTGTTCGAGCTGCACTTCGAAGCCATCGCCCCGTCCCCGCGCCACAAGTCAGGCATCGCCCTGCGCTTCCCACGCATCGCCCGCTGGCGCGCGGACAAGACGGCCAGGGACGCGGACACGCTCGACTCGTTGAAGGGGCTGCTTCATGCAGCCCACTAG
- the pdeM gene encoding ligase-associated DNA damage response endonuclease PdeM produces the protein MVPGRCQTRVADVDVELLPERALHWPEAGVLAVADLHWGKTESFQQHGIPLPLGVLDDDLARLSAALTATSARRLLLVGDLVHSRQGLTADVISRVNTWREAHASLEVVLIRGNHDRHVRTLPPSWRMEDRAEVLDEGPFRFAHHSEPATGRYVWAGHLHPMVRLSGGADRLRLPCFHLGPGVGVLPAFSAFTGGMDVRRGRKDRVYAIAGTAVVEV, from the coding sequence ATGGTCCCAGGCCGATGCCAGACCCGCGTAGCGGACGTGGACGTGGAGCTGCTCCCGGAACGGGCCTTGCACTGGCCCGAGGCCGGCGTGCTCGCGGTGGCCGACCTGCATTGGGGCAAGACGGAGTCCTTCCAGCAGCACGGCATCCCTCTCCCCCTGGGGGTCCTGGATGACGACCTGGCCCGCCTCTCAGCCGCCCTCACCGCCACCAGCGCCCGGCGACTCTTATTGGTGGGGGACCTCGTGCACTCGCGCCAGGGGCTCACCGCGGACGTCATCAGCCGCGTGAATACCTGGCGCGAAGCTCATGCATCACTAGAAGTCGTGCTGATACGCGGCAACCATGACCGCCACGTGCGGACCCTTCCGCCCTCCTGGAGGATGGAGGACCGCGCGGAGGTATTAGACGAAGGCCCGTTCCGCTTCGCCCACCACTCGGAGCCGGCCACCGGACGCTACGTCTGGGCCGGGCACCTCCACCCCATGGTGCGGCTGTCGGGCGGAGCGGACCGGCTGCGGCTGCCCTGCTTCCACCTGGGCCCCGGCGTGGGCGTCCTGCCCGCGTTCAGCGCCTTCACGGGCGGTATGGACGTACGGCGGGGAAGGAAGGACCGCGTCTACGCCATCGCCGGCACCGCGGTGGTGGAGGTCTAG
- a CDS encoding ligase-associated DNA damage response exonuclease, which produces MATATHQERTPLVSVTPQGLYCQAGNFHIDPWRPVERALVTHAHGDHARSGSKRYLGAAPGRGLLQRRLGADAVIDTLEYGEKLTVGDTTVSFHPAGHVLGSAQIRVEHRGEVWVISGDYKRTPDPTCAPFEVVRCNTFITEATFGLPIYRWDETGLVAQDILRWWDANREAGRSAVLFCYALGKAQRLLAELGKLTDRPAYVHGAVNGLVTAYREAGIAMLPTQMVSETEKGTSFAGALVLAPPSAAGSTWMRRFGEAETGFASGWMRVRGNRRRRGYDRGFVLSDHADWPDLLRTVADTQAEKVLVTHGYTDPLSHYLRERGVDASPLATPFEGEAED; this is translated from the coding sequence GTGGCCACCGCGACCCACCAGGAACGAACGCCGCTGGTTTCCGTGACGCCGCAGGGGCTGTATTGCCAGGCGGGGAACTTCCACATCGACCCATGGCGTCCGGTGGAGCGGGCGCTCGTCACGCACGCGCACGGCGACCATGCCCGAAGTGGGAGCAAACGCTACCTGGGGGCAGCTCCCGGCCGAGGCCTGTTGCAGCGCCGCCTGGGAGCGGACGCGGTCATCGACACGCTGGAGTACGGCGAGAAGCTGACCGTGGGTGACACGACCGTGAGCTTCCATCCCGCGGGCCACGTGCTGGGCAGCGCGCAGATCCGCGTCGAGCACCGGGGCGAGGTCTGGGTCATCTCCGGCGACTACAAGCGCACGCCGGACCCCACGTGCGCGCCCTTCGAAGTGGTGCGCTGCAACACCTTCATCACCGAGGCGACGTTCGGCCTGCCCATCTACCGTTGGGATGAGACGGGCCTCGTGGCCCAGGACATCCTGCGCTGGTGGGACGCGAACCGCGAGGCGGGCCGCTCCGCGGTGCTGTTCTGCTACGCGCTGGGCAAGGCACAGCGCCTGTTGGCGGAGCTGGGGAAGCTCACGGACCGGCCGGCCTACGTGCACGGCGCGGTGAACGGGCTCGTCACCGCGTACCGCGAGGCGGGCATCGCGATGCTGCCCACGCAGATGGTGTCGGAGACAGAGAAGGGCACGTCCTTCGCGGGCGCGCTGGTGCTGGCGCCGCCGAGCGCGGCCGGCTCCACGTGGATGCGCCGCTTCGGCGAAGCGGAGACGGGCTTCGCGTCGGGCTGGATGCGCGTGCGAGGCAACCGGCGCCGTCGAGGCTACGACCGGGGCTTCGTGCTCTCCGACCACGCGGACTGGCCGGACCTGCTGCGCACGGTGGCGGACACGCAGGCGGAGAAGGTGCTCGTCACGCACGGCTACACCGACCCCTTGTCGCACTACCTGCGGGAGCGGGGCGTGGATGCCTCGCCGCTCGCCACGCCCTTCGAGGGCGAAGCGGAGGACTGA
- a CDS encoding ligase-associated DNA damage response DEXH box helicase yields the protein MRGKHAPEKQTESPKPTRTRAKRSAPRSPSPYKGTPRDQLRQWFASKGWTPYAFQEEAWAAYARGDSGLIHVPTGAGKTYAAYLGPLADVAERNQKGLQILYLTPLRAVSRDVEQALREPLMALDADLEVESRTGDTSSSVRQRQRERLPQVLITTPESLSLLLTQEQAAENFASLRAVIVDEWHELLASKRGTQVELALARLRHFAPGLRIWALSATLANLEEAARTVVGTDRKPTLVSADLQRPVHVETLLPEEVDTFPWAGHLGFTMLPRVADWLDPTQSTLLFTNTRSQAERWFEGLRFLRPEWEHLLALHHGSIDREERERVEGGLKDGSLRLVVCTSSLDLGVDFGPVERVIQIGSPKGIGRTLQRAGRSAHRPGATCRILFVPTHALELVEMAAARDAIARREVEPRTPLSKPLDVLAQHLVTCALGGGFTREALRDEVRTATSYASLTDEEFDWALTLVREGGPTLRAYPEFRRVVEVDGRFRVPDARLARLHRLNIGTITSDASVQLRYWSGGTLGTVEESYVSRLKPGDTFLFAGRRLEFSRFKDMTAYVKPAKAKATQTPRWGGSRLPLSTSLASAMRRTLEAARQGDVTRDEVAAAWPILDAQARLSRIPGDGRCLAETCRTRDGYHLFLYPFEGSLVHEGLAALLALRLTRLQKATFSLSVNDYGLELLTSTPFPFDEALRPALFTREHLVEDILESVNLSELARRQFRDIARVAGLVMPGLPGARKSTRQVQASAALLYDVFVKYDPDNLLLRQARREVLEHQFEQGRLARTLERLEAHPVEVVHVHRPSPLGFPLVVERISASVSNESLLDRVQRLKERWSQADARPA from the coding sequence ATGCGCGGCAAGCACGCGCCGGAAAAGCAGACCGAATCACCGAAGCCCACCAGAACCCGTGCGAAGCGTTCCGCGCCCCGAAGCCCATCCCCATACAAGGGCACACCGAGGGATCAACTCCGCCAGTGGTTCGCCTCCAAGGGCTGGACACCCTATGCCTTCCAGGAAGAAGCGTGGGCCGCCTACGCGAGAGGAGACAGCGGCCTCATCCACGTGCCCACCGGCGCGGGAAAGACCTACGCGGCATACCTCGGCCCGCTGGCGGACGTAGCGGAGCGCAACCAGAAGGGCCTCCAAATCCTCTACCTCACGCCACTGCGAGCCGTATCACGTGACGTGGAGCAGGCCCTGCGCGAACCGCTGATGGCATTGGACGCGGACCTGGAGGTGGAGAGCCGCACAGGCGACACATCCTCTTCCGTGCGCCAACGGCAGCGCGAACGTCTGCCTCAGGTCCTCATCACCACGCCGGAATCCCTGTCACTGCTGCTGACCCAGGAGCAGGCCGCGGAGAACTTCGCCTCACTGCGCGCCGTCATCGTGGACGAGTGGCACGAACTGCTCGCATCCAAGCGAGGCACCCAGGTGGAGCTGGCCCTGGCCCGCCTGCGCCACTTCGCTCCGGGCCTGCGCATCTGGGCGCTGTCCGCCACGCTCGCCAATCTGGAGGAGGCCGCGCGCACCGTCGTGGGCACGGACCGCAAGCCCACGCTGGTCAGCGCGGATCTGCAGCGCCCCGTGCACGTGGAGACGCTGCTGCCAGAGGAGGTGGACACCTTCCCGTGGGCCGGGCACCTGGGCTTCACCATGCTCCCACGCGTGGCGGACTGGCTGGACCCCACGCAGTCCACACTCCTCTTCACCAACACCCGCTCACAGGCGGAGCGCTGGTTCGAAGGACTGCGCTTCCTGCGCCCCGAATGGGAACACCTGCTCGCGCTGCACCATGGTTCCATCGACCGCGAGGAGCGAGAGCGCGTGGAAGGAGGCCTCAAGGACGGGAGCCTGCGCCTCGTCGTGTGCACGTCCTCGCTGGACCTGGGCGTGGACTTCGGCCCGGTGGAGCGAGTCATCCAGATAGGAAGTCCCAAGGGCATCGGCCGCACGCTCCAACGCGCGGGCCGCAGCGCGCACCGTCCCGGAGCCACGTGCCGCATCCTCTTCGTCCCCACGCATGCGCTCGAACTGGTGGAGATGGCCGCCGCCCGAGACGCCATCGCGCGCCGCGAAGTGGAGCCGCGCACGCCCTTGTCCAAGCCGCTCGACGTGCTGGCCCAGCACCTGGTGACGTGCGCACTGGGAGGAGGCTTCACCCGCGAGGCACTGCGCGACGAGGTCCGCACCGCCACGAGCTACGCGTCCCTCACCGACGAGGAGTTCGACTGGGCCCTCACCCTGGTGCGCGAAGGAGGCCCCACGCTGCGCGCCTACCCGGAGTTCCGCCGCGTGGTGGAGGTGGACGGCCGCTTCCGCGTGCCCGACGCGCGCCTCGCCCGGCTGCACCGGCTCAACATCGGAACCATCACGTCGGACGCATCCGTGCAGCTGCGCTACTGGAGCGGCGGAACCCTGGGCACGGTGGAGGAGTCCTACGTCAGCCGCCTGAAGCCTGGAGACACCTTCCTCTTCGCGGGCCGCCGGCTGGAGTTCAGCCGCTTCAAGGACATGACGGCGTACGTGAAGCCCGCGAAGGCCAAGGCCACCCAGACGCCACGCTGGGGCGGCAGCCGCCTGCCCCTGTCCACCTCGCTCGCGTCCGCGATGCGCCGCACGCTGGAGGCCGCGCGCCAGGGCGACGTCACCCGCGACGAGGTCGCCGCCGCATGGCCCATCCTCGACGCACAGGCCCGCCTGTCCCGCATCCCCGGCGATGGCCGCTGTCTGGCGGAGACCTGCCGCACGCGGGACGGCTACCACCTCTTCCTTTATCCCTTTGAAGGAAGTCTCGTGCACGAAGGCCTGGCGGCGCTCCTCGCCCTGCGCCTCACGCGCCTGCAGAAGGCCACCTTCAGCCTGTCCGTGAACGACTACGGCCTGGAGCTGCTCACCTCCACGCCGTTCCCCTTCGATGAAGCCCTGCGCCCGGCCCTCTTCACCCGCGAGCACCTGGTGGAGGACATCCTGGAGAGCGTGAACCTGAGCGAGCTCGCGCGCCGGCAGTTCCGCGACATCGCCCGTGTGGCCGGACTGGTGATGCCGGGCCTGCCCGGAGCGCGCAAATCCACCCGCCAGGTCCAGGCCAGCGCCGCGCTCCTCTATGACGTCTTCGTGAAGTACGACCCGGACAACCTCCTCTTGCGCCAGGCCCGCCGCGAGGTCCTGGAACATCAGTTCGAACAGGGCCGGCTCGCGCGCACCCTGGAGCGCCTGGAGGCGCACCCCGTCGAAGTCGTCCATGTCCACCGGCCCTCGCCGCTGGGCTTCCCGCTCGTCGTCGAGCGCATCAGCGCAAGCGTGTCCAACGAATCCCTGCTGGACCGCGTGCAGCGCCTCAAGGAGCGATGGTCCCAGGCCGATGCCAGACCCGCGTAG